The Vairimorpha necatrix chromosome 11, complete sequence genome window below encodes:
- a CDS encoding putative uridylyltransferase, whose protein sequence is MEIVNSNSPKLIKIYDNEGNLTEQGENYRKLGLSTLSQNKFGVVILSGGQGTRLGCDGPKGLFKICGLTLFEHHIKNIKSKEYSNMIKLFIMTSDNTHEDVVAYFKSNNNFQLDVVFFKQTSLTCTYENDEVIKINDMVLTAPNGNGDIFNSINKIDLHDIYAINVISVDNILAEILNPEFIGAFIEKKLDILSKSVKKLPNENVGIFTLNNGKIEVKEYSEMDNKEDYECEGNICNHLFRTDFIKSMRDKKLPIHKAIKKIPKNIRDQINKPEEVICIKKECFIFDAFLFTEKNMVMSVPRDKEFAPLKNSMTSSSDNPETCTNAYKQKYQKN, encoded by the coding sequence atggaaattgtaaattcaaatagtccaaaattaataaaaatctacGATAATGAAGGAAATCTTACTGAACAAGGTGAAAATTACAGAAAACTGGGATTATCTACTCTGTCTCAGAATAAATTCGGAGTCGTCATTCTCAGTGGTGGCCAAGGTACTAGACTAGGATGCGATGGACCCAAAGGATTATTCAAAATATGTGGTCTGACATTATTCGAACaccatattaaaaatataaaaagtaaagAGTATTCAAACATgatcaaattatttatcatGACTTCTGATAATACACACGAAGACGTTGTAGCATATTTCAAATCAAATAACAATTTCCAATTAGACGTTGTCTTCTTTAAACAGACCAGTTTGACTTGTACATATGAAAACGACgaagtaataaaaataaatgatatgGTATTAACAGCGCCAAATGGTAACGGAGACATATTTAATtctataaacaaaatagaTCTACATGATATATACGCTATAAATGTAATATCAGTAGACAATATACTAGCAGAAATACTTAACCCGGAATTTATAGGCgcatttatagaaaaaaaactggacattttaagtaaaagtgtaaaaaaacttcCTAATGAAAATGTAGgaatttttacattaaatAATGGGAAAATAGAAGTTAAAGAATATTCGGAAATGgataataaagaagattatGAATGTGAAGGGAATATTTGCAATCATTTGTTCCGTactgattttataaaatctatgAGAGATAAAAAACTTCCTATACATAAagctattaaaaaaatcccgaaaaatattagagatcaaataaataaaccgGAAGAAGtgatttgtataaaaaaagagtgttttatttttgatgcATTTTTGTTTACTGAAAAGAATATGGTGATGAGTGTACCTAGAGATAAGGAATTTGCGccattaaaaaatagtatGACGAGTAGTAGTGACAACCCGGAAACATGTACGAATGCTTATAAACAAAAGtaccaaaaaaattaa
- a CDS encoding ribosomal protein uL29: MKMDCQSFREKNISELEEEIINLKNDLLQLRQKKVSSTVEPDEIKTARKNIAKALRVRHEKLLEEQCKKYENMPLNKIPKELRPKKTRAERRKLTKKQANRKVPKVWRRELKNPKIYFAYTE, encoded by the coding sequence ATGAAAATGGACTGCCAATCTTTcagagaaaaaaatatctctgaattagaagaagaaatCATTAACTTGAAAAATGATCTCCTACAACTTAGACAAAAGAAAGTCTCATCCACTGTAGAACCAGACGAAATTAAAACagcaagaaaaaatatagctAAAGCTTTACGCGTTCGTCATgagaaattattagaagaacagtgtaaaaaatatgaaaacaTGCCACTTAATAAAATTCCCAAGGAATTGAGGCCTAAAAAGACCAGAGCAGAAAGAAGGAAGTTAACTAAGAAACAAGCTAATAGAAAAGTCCCTAAAGTTTGGAGAAGAGAATTGAAGAATCCTAAGATATATTTCGCTTACACcgaataa
- a CDS encoding T-complex protein 1 subunit alpha (CCT1) → MQNEISNTNIITGGKSWSGISAVEKNTKSILSVYNAIKSSFGPMGLDKMLVNAAGDVNITNDGATILQNMVIDDPAAKILVDLASTQDKEVGDGTTGVVLLACSLIEKGYKMIQNGMHPSVVVNGYRLAYREGIQHVKKLLTKDIKNVDDDLLKKIVSTTISSKLLKEENDLFCDVIIKAARSLSYTEINNKRQYNIKDVNILKHPGGEMKDSFFINGYGMNCYVASPDMKKILENVKILCLDISLQKYRLPLTASITVTDPVEMENIRMKEIEIAKSLIRNIKKTGATLVLTTKGIDDLCTKLLVEAGIVAIKRCKKEDLQIIAKYSGTQVYSEISDEETYTLGNGGSFKMIQIGNDECALIDGLTKNLGTIFLRGPNTQILDEMHRSVDDAMNIVKRTLESKCIVAGGGAVEIALSSILETFSMSINSREHIPIFFYSEAVLTLPKILCMNARLDPNELISKVIAHQKSNFSEYFSYGLDVVNNEIGDNFKKGIIEPMMNKMKALRTATEAAINILRINEVIEFPNK, encoded by the coding sequence atgcaaaatgaaatttctaataCAAACATTATAACAGGCGGAAAATCTTGGTCTGGTATATCTGCTGTAGAAAAGAATACTAAATCTATATTGTCAGTATACAATGCCATAAAAAGTAGTTTCGGCCCAATGGGACTTGATAAAATGCTAGTCAACGCAGCAGGAGATGTCAATATTACCAACGACGGAGCTacaattttacaaaatatgGTCATCGACGACCCGGCCGCGAAAATCTTGGTAGATTTGGCGAGTACTCAAGACAAAGAAGTAGGAGACGGAACAACAGGAGTAGTCTTATTAGCTTGCAGTCTTATAGAAAAAGGTTATAAAATGATACAAAATGGTATGCATCCTTCTGTAGTAGTCAACGGGTACAGACTTGCTTATAGGGAAGGCATACAACatgtcaaaaaattattaactaaagatataaaaaatgtggACGACGAcctactaaaaaaaattgtatcgACTACAATTTCAAGtaaacttttaaaagaagaaaatgatttattCTGTGATGTCATCATTAAAGCCGCGAGATCTTTGTCTTATacagaaattaataataaaagacaATATAACATTAAAGATGTGAACATATTGAAACATCCAGGAGGAGAAATGAAAgatagtttttttattaatggGTATGGAATGAATTGCTACGTGGCTTCACCcgatatgaaaaaaattttagaaaatgtaaaaattttatgtctTGACATTTCATTACAAAAATACAGGCTGCCACTTACAGCCTCGATAACAGTCACTGATCCAGTAGAAATggaaaatataagaatgAAAGAGATAGAAATAGCTAAATCTTTAATACgaaatattaagaaaacAGGGGCTACTCTCGTATTGACTACTAAAGGGATTGACGATTTGTGTACTAAATTATTAGTAGAAGCTGGGATAGTCGCGATAAAAAGatgtaaaaaagaagatttacAGATTATCGCTAAATATTCGGGGACACAAGTTTATTCCGAAATATCTGATGAAGAAACTTATACACTGGGGAATGGTGGCTCATTTAAAATGATCCAAATAGGCAATGACGAATGCGCTTTAATTGACGGACtaactaaaaatttaggCACAATTTTCCTCAGAGGACCGAACACGCAGATTCTGGACGAAATGCACAGATCAGTAGACGACGCTAtgaatattgtaaaaagaaCATTAGAAAGTAAATGCATTGTAGCAGGAGGTGGAGCAGTAGAAATAGCACTAAGTAGCATACTGGAGACATTTTCTATGTCTATAAATTCGAGGGAGCACATACCAATCTTTTTCTATAGTGAAGCAGTTTTAACTTTACCAAAGATTTTGTGTATGAATGCGAGACTTGACCCAAATGAATTGATTTCTAAAGTGATTGCTCACCAGAAATCTAATTTTAGTGAATATTTCTCGTATGGTCTTGACGTGgtaaataatgaaatagGAGATAATTTCAAGAAAGGGATTATTGAACCAATGATGAATAAAATGAAAGCATTGAGGACAGCTACAGAAGCggctataaatattttgaggATTAATGAAGTTATTGAATTTCccaataaataa